Part of the Campylobacter sp. genome, TCGTCCGCCGCAGTTTTAAAATTTAGCCGTTTGACGGGCCGCTTAAATTTCAATTCCGCAAAATTTCAAAGCCGGGCGTATCCCGCGGCATAAATTTTAAAATTCTAAAAATCCCGCATCGGCGAATTCTGCGCCGGATAAATTTTAAATTTACGGCGAAATTTTAAGCTAGCGCGTCCATGTAAATTTTAATTCGGCAGAACGAAATCTCGCGCCGTGCGTTAAATTTAGCTACGTTACAAGATAAAATTTTGCAGCCGTTTCCTAAGCCTAGCTTTGCCTCGTGCCGAAGTTGCAAAGTAAAATTTTATCTCGTCTGCTCTCGTTTACGGCGGCGCGATAAAATTTTACGCTTTAAATTTAGCGTAAAACGAAGCCGCTTAAAATTTCGTCTTAGCCAAAGCGTCCTTAATGCGCGTGCCCCGAATGCATATCGTGCGCCGTGCCGTTGCCCTCGTGCATCTGCCCCATATCGTGCGGTGAGCCTTGAGGATGTGCCGTGCTACCCGCATCGCCGCCGCCCATATCATGCTTAGGTTCGCTCATGCCGTGCTCTGCGGAGTGAGGGTCCTTCATGCCGCCCATATCGCCATGATCGTGCATACTTCCCATATTGCCGTGCGCATCGCGACCCATATCGCCCATTCCCATGCCGTGCGAGCCGCCGCCTGCCTTAAGTGCCGCGACTACTTGATCGAAGCTGAAGTCTTGCTTGCCCTCTTGTTTGTTTTTAAACGCGCCCCAGCCGAACGACATAGGGGTTTTAAAGCCCTTGTAAAAATGCGCCGTGCGTGCGTCGATAAACTCGCCGTTGCCGCTAGCGTCATTGATGTAAATTTTGGCGTCCTTTAGCCAGTTTAGTTTGTCGTTGGTAACCATAAAATCCACCAAGCAGCCGATGTCGTCAAAGTAGTGGTTTTTGCCGTCCACGCGCACATCGACGCTGAAGCGGTTGTCGCTGATCGCCATCTGGCAGTGCTCGCATACGTCTCTGTCGTAATGGACGTTGCCGTAGTCTTTCTCGTCGCCGCAGCCTAAAAACGTAAGCGCAACAAGTGCGCAAAGTAAAGCTTTAAACATTTTTGTCATCTACGATCCTCCCTAGATCCATTGAAATCATTCTTTTTACCAGCCCTCCCACTTCCTCGAGCCTATGCGAGATAAAGATCAAGCTTTTGTCTTTTGCGTGGTTGTGCAAAAGCGTCTTAAAACGCTCACGCGCGCTCGGATCGAGATTGGCGGTCGGTTCGTCGAAAATCATCGCCTTGCTAGCTCTGCCGAATGCTAGCGCAATTAAAAATTTTTGCTTCATACCGCCGGATAGCTTATGAAAAGGTTTGTTTAAATTTGAACTCAGATCAAGCTCCATTTCACTGCAGAATTTTACTATATCCGCTCTGCTTGCGTCTGCCGTACGCTCGGCGAAGTAGATGAGCTCATTTAGGCTCAGCTTAAGCGGCGGCGGAGTTTGCGGCACGAAGCTGATACCGCGTAGAGCGCGGCTGCGCTGCTTAAACGAATCAAATCCGTCGATAGCGACGCTGCCGCTTGTGGGTATGTATTCGCCCAAAATCGTCCGCATCAGTGAGCTTTTGCCCGCGCCGTTTTGCCCGACGAAAAGCACCTGCTCGCCATCATCGATATTTAGATTGATATCTTTTAAAACGAATTGATCTGCGAATTTCTTGCTTACGTTTTTAATCTCTATCATAGACTTCCTTAGATCATATCTTTTAGTTTATTGCCGATACTCAGTGCGTCTTGGTGACACACGTCGATACAGCGTCCGCATAGCGTGCAGTCGATCCCTTTTAGCATAAATTTGCTCTTATCGCCCAGGTTTTCGGATGCCTTTTTTTTGGTGATGTCTAGCACGTGCGAGACGAAGCAGACGTCTTGGCAAACGCCGCAGTGATCGCACCTGCTTTTATCCCAAGTAATCTTGCTAAGGCTAGCTTTCGCCGCAATCGAATAGGTGCTGCCTAGTGGGCATAGGTGCGTGCACCACATCCGTCTGCTAAAAAATACTTCGAGCAAAAACACAAAAACTATCCAAAGCCCCGCCAGCGAGAAGCCGTAGATGATGAGGCGCGATAAAATTCCAACTACGTTAAAAATTTCAAAAACGAGCAGATCGGTAATCGCGCTTAGCACCAAAAATACCGCCCAGATCGCATATCGCATACCGCGAGGCAGGGCGCGCTCCTTGATGACGTGCTTAGCGATTAGCGTATTATGCAGCTTCTCGCCGATCTCGCTAAGCGCTCCGTAAGGACAGATCCACGAGCAAAACGCCTTGCCGCCCGCGATGAAATAAAACAGCAAGATCGTGCCCGAGCCGATGAGCAAATTTATCGGCAGATCCTTGTGCGCGGCGATCACCTCAAGAGTGGCAAAGGGATCGGCTAGGTGAAAGCCAAGTATCCGCGAGCCGCTGATGTCGCCCTCTAAAATTTGAATATCGGCGCGAAAGGAAAGCACGAAAAGCAGATGCACCAAAAATACCGTGGCGTAGCGCAGCGCCCGAATACTGGGGCGCAGTTTGCCGCTTTTATTTTTAAGCGCGAAGGTCGAGAAAAAGCTCGTATTTTTGATCGTGCATCGCGAATTATATTTATCCAAGACTTACTCTTTAAATTTTGAAATTTCATCCGCGAGCTTATCTAGGCTCTCGTCGCTTACGTTGGTTAGCAGTCCGCTCATCAGGCTGTTTTTGATCTTACCCGCTTTATAATCTTTGAGGCTTGCTAAAATTTGTTCCTTGCTCTTGCCGCCGATCGGCGGAGCGATCTTGCCGCGTCCGTCATCGCCGTGGCAGGGCGCGCAGCTTACCAGATAGGAGCTACTAACCTTAAAATCGCGCTCTTTGACGCTCTGCTGCAAAATTTTAATATTTTTCACATCCTTATCGTCGATGAGATCGACGCTTTTGCTCTGCGGTGCGGGCTTTGCTTGCGCTTGCGGCTTGACTTCCTGCTGCGGCGCGCTAGAATCGTCCGAACTAGCCATAAAGATCATCAGCGCGATCAGTGCTACACCCAAAATCAAAGCTAAAATTTTGCCCGGTTTCATTTCTGCTCCTTAAATTGTTTGTTGAACTCGTAAATTTCTTTCGCCATCGTCTCTATCTGCTGCTCGCTCATGCCGTTTACGAGCTGCACCATAAGAGGATTAGGCTTTTCTTTGAATTTATACTTTTTAATCATATCCACGATCTGCGCGTCGGTTTTATCCAGAAGCGACGGACCTATGATGCCGTTGGCGTAGTCGTCGTGGCACGCTGAACAGCGCAGGATAAAATCGTGCCCAAGGCGCTTTTTCATCAGATCGAAATTTAGCTTTTCATATTGATTTTTGATGCTCGAATATGCCACGATATTTTTGGTCGTCTCGTTCACGTCGCCGTTTAGATTAAAATTTACCTTTCGCTCGCCGTAAAAATCGTAGCTTACGAACTTATCGTCCTTCTTGGGCGCCTCGCCGCTTTTGACGCTTATGCGAGGCTTGGCGGTAGAATTTTGATCCGCTTTCTGCGATGCGGAATTTGAACTCGCAGAGCCTTGCCTTGCAGAGCCTTGCGAAACGGAATTTTGCCCTGCGGAGCTTGTCGCGGCAGAGCCTGAATCGCCGTCATCTCCGCAGCCGCATAGCAAAAGCGCCGCAGCTAGCGAGCAGAGGTAGAATTTAATGGAGCTTTTCATTGTTTTCCTTCATAGACTGATTTATAATCCGCCCGCGGGATTATCTCGATGATACGCGCGGGGCAGAGCTCTGCGCACGCGCCGCAGCCGACGCAAGCGCTGCGGATCTGCGGAGCGAAATGCGCGCCTGCTTCTATCATCGCGATGGCGTCAAGCGGCTGCGGGTAAGGGCACAGCGACGCGCATAGATCGCAGGGCTTGCCCTCTTTCGCCGCCAGCGCGGAGTTTAGCTCGCGCTCCTGCTCGGTCTTGGCGGGCTTTGGGCGCAGATCGCTAGATTTTAAAACCTGCCCGCGATACGCCAAACAGGCGTCTAAATTTTTAATCACGGCGATACCCATTTTGACCTTTTTAGGCTCGTTCGTCTCGTGGCTGAGCGCGCCGCTTGGACAGGCGAGCACGCAAGGAAGCGCGCCGCAAAGATAGCAGCCTCGCTCTTTGGCGTCGATGACCGGGGTGCCGATGTCAAAAAGATGGGTAATATCCAGCAGATAGATGCTGTGATAGGGGCAGACCTGCACGCATTGGCCGCACTTGATACAGCTACTGCGGAAGCCGCGCTCCGCCAGCGCTCCGGGCGGGCGCAGATATAAAGAGGTGGAATCCTCGCTAGAATTTTTTGCGGAATTTTGTTTTATGGAATTCGGCACGGAATTTTGCCCTGCAGAATTTACGGAATTTTGCTCGTTTAAATTTTGCACTTCACTGCCCGCGGAATTGGTAGAATTCTCATCCGCAAACAAGCTCGCTGCCCCAAGTGTCCCGAGCGCTCCGCCGAGTAGTTTTATCGCTTCGCGTCTATTCTTTATCATTGCCTCATCCTAGGTTTTGGATCTTTTAGCAGTAGCTCAGGCTCTGAAAACGGAGCGAGCTTGGAGATGAAATTTAAAAGCGCGATCCCGCTGGAGCCGTAAAAAAACCGCACGCTTGGCTTATGCGCCCAAAGTCTGTCGGCATAAGCATATGAGCTGTAGCTAACGTCACCGTAGCCGTCGCCATCGCGATCAAATCCGTCGTAATCGTCGAAATAGTTGCCACTCCATTCGTTTTGCAAGAGCTTGGATTGAGGCGTATCGTTTAGCACGATCTCCATATTTCCTTTAAATTTATTGTTTTTAAATACGCTTTTTAGCTGCGTGGCGTGGAATTGCACGCCGATGCTGTTGTATTCGATATCGTTGTTTTCAAAAACGTTAAGCGAGCCCGGCTGATAGGGGGATTGATCCAGATAAAATCCGCGGGCATTGTAAACGACTTTATTATCTGTAACCCTGAAATTTGAGCTATCCTTCATACCGATGCCTACGCCGTAGGCGCCGTCCGCGTTGCGCACGACGTTGCGTCTGGCGATATTGTCGCTTGAAAACATAAAAAATAATCCCACGCTATTGCCGTCGTAGTAGTTATCCTCCACGACGTTATGTCCGGAGTTCATAAAGTGCAGAGAATAACGACAGCTATGGCCTTTATTGCCTGCGACAAGATTGCCATTAGAGAAGTAAAAAACGGTGTCGCGGACGTTATGGACGTCGTTATTTAAAATTTTATTGGCATTGGAGTACCAAAGCTTGATGCCGTCGCCTTTGAAACTCGTGCGGTAGGTATTGCTTGAAATTTCGTTGCCCTCGATCGTTACGTCGTTTGCCTTGCTTAGCACGACGCCGTAGAGCACGTCTTTGATGAGATTATTTTTTATGATTACGCTGTTTACGTCGCTTACGTTGATCCCAGCATCTTCGCTAAGATGCTCGAAGCCTCCGTTTTGAATCGTTAAATTTTTGATCGTAACATGCGAAGCGCGGACGCGGATCACCGTTGCGTTGCGATCGCCTATGATCACGGCGGAGCGGTCTAGTCCGTCGATAGTAAGGGGCTTATCGATTAAAACGTTGCCGTGGTACTCGCCCGCGGCTAGTTCGATAATATCGCCCGCTTTTGCGCTATCGATCGCGTCTTGAAGCTCGCCCGCGCCTAGAATTAGGGCGAGCGAGAATGCAAGAAAGAAGAGCTTCATCTATACTCTCGTAGAAATTTTTTCTTAGAAAATAGCGCTAGTGCCGATAGCAGCGACAGGGCCAGCATCAGCCAAAAGCCAAGAGCCGGATATGAATGGGTAGTAAAATGCGCCACGCTACCGTCGCCAAACGCCGTAGGCATAAAAGGCTTTATTTTAAACGCGCCCCAGTCTTGCAGGTTGTGCCCGAACCAATACAGCCAGCCCACGTAGCAGCCGATGAAAATAAGCGGCGCAATGATCGGCAGGATCATAAGCAGAGTCTGCCCCTTGCCATCATAGTACAAAAACGCAAGCATTCCTATCGTCGCGATTATGAGATAATACGGCGATAGCGAGTGCTCGAGCGTGCCGCCGCGCCATACGGGATACATGCCGATATAGTGATTTAGGGTATTCATCTCGCCAACGTCGCCGCTAAAGCCGTCAACGTGGACGTAAAGTGGAATTCCATCGGGGAAAGCCTCTTTTGGATAGTTCGGCGCTTCGAGTGAAATTTTCCACACTGGTATGCTAGGGACCCCCACTTCAAATTTATGCTCCAGCATCGCGCCTAGATCATTTTTAACATCACTAGGAATTAGGTGATTTTTATACGATGCTTTTGTATAAAAATTCCATATCGGTGCGGAGTATGCGGGTAGCTGCGAGACGCTGCTAACCTGCCCCGATACGATTTTACCTTGGACTTTGAAAAATCCGAGCGTAGGGATGGTAAAAGCGACCGTCATAATAAGCAGCGCTAAAATCGCGTAAATTTTATATTTTGGCATTTCATCTCCTTTAAATTCTCCCCCTTGCGGGGGAGAGTGGGGTTAGTTAAGACCCGCGTTCTCATCGACCCATTTTAGGTATTCGATGATATCTTTGATCTCTTCGTCTTTCATATGCTGATTTGGCATGCGAAGGTTGAAGTAATTTATCATTGCCTTAACGTAGTCGTCTTCGTAGAATTTAGCAGGGTCTTTGATAAAATCGGCTACCCATTTCTCGCCGTTTTCGTGGCGGAGTAGGACGCCTGTTAGATCAGGACCCGAGCTTACTTGGCCGATGACGTGGCAGCCGTTGCAGCCTCCGCGTAGGTAGGCCTTCTCGCCGTTAGATGCAGCCTCGCTCATAGGAGTGGAGAGCTCGCGGATCAGATTATTTTTAGCGCGAAGTCCGACATCCGCGGTTTTTACTAGGTACTGCCAAACTTGACCTTCCCAAAGTATCGCGCCGTTCATATCGCCGGCTTTTACCGCGGCGTCTGCCTTGGCTTTGGTTTCAGGAATTTTGCCGTATTGATCCAGCGCGTCATCGACTAAAGCCTTGACCTTAGGATATTTCTCGTAGTTTTTCTCTTTTAAGAATTTAACGACTGATTGGATAACGTCGTCGGTGGCTTTATTCGTAGCTACTACCTTGTCGTATTCGGCTTTTAGAGCTTCTGGGCTAAGAGCTTTTAGCATAGACGCTTTAGCTGAAGTGTATTTTTTATTCGGATCTTTTACATATAGATATCCAAACATCTCAAGGTGCAGCGCAGAGCAGAATTCCGTGCAGTAGAAAGGAAATACGCCTTCTTTATCTGCGATGAAATTTACGCTAGCAGTCTTACCCGGCTCAAGCGACATATGCAGATCGTAATCATCAACCGTAAAGCCGTGAGTTTCGTCCTCGGCACGCTCTAAATTTGTCATATAGATCGTTACGTTATCGTCCTTATTAACCTCGATGTGCTCAGGATTAATATGGCTGCGGATCGCTGTAGCATAGACTTTTACGTTTTTGCCGTCGCGCTCGATGCGCTCCTGACCTGCTAGCGTCATAGCAGGGTGTTGCTTGCCGGTACGAGAGTTTGTTCCCATAGTATAGGTAGGTTTCGTATGAAGCTTGCTAGCTGCGATAGAAACTACGTCGTGCGGCTCGCCTAGACCGATAGGAAGATCGTAAAGCATCTCCATTTTAGGCCCTGTAATGTCGATCAGCTGGTGATTTTGCGGATGAAGCGGTCCGATAGGATTAAATCTATCGATCGAAAGCTTATCCAGCGCGATTACGTATTTACCGACAGGCTTAGAGGATTTACCCTCCATAGAATCAAGGTGACCGATATTGTAGTGGACGTTGATCCTATCTAAAACCTTTAGCGTTTTGTAGTTCCATTTTACGATCTGGCTATCAACGTAAAGCGATGTATAGATTACGCCATCTTGCGAATCGAAGGTGTTATGCAAAGGTCCAAGACCAAGCTCTGCTTGTCCGTGAAGCGTCTTTTGCATATCTAGGATCGGAATTCCGTATGGATCCTTGCCTGCATATTCTTTCTTATCAATTAGCTCTTTGATCTTTTTGAAATCATAAACGCTAGCGTGAGTATCTAGTTTACCGCCGATAATGATATAGCGGCCATCAGGGCTAACGTCAACGCCGTGAGGAGATTTAGCCTCAGGGATCAAAAATAGCGCTCCCGCTTTTACGGCGGCGTCTATCGTAACGATTCTGTGTCCGTTTACGACCTTATAGTTTTTGCTGTCTTGAGCAAGCTTTTCTAGAATTTGCCAGTTATAAACGTGCAAGTAGTCAGTATCGTTGCGGCTCATACCGGCTTCCATCGGAGGCAGACCCTTTTCGATGCCGCCCGTGTACATTTCGGAGTTAAAGCTGTTGGTAAACGCCCAGCCAAAGCTCTCGCCCTTACCTGCGTCACTTAGATCTTGCATATATGGAGGAAGCTCTAGAGAAAAGGATTTATTTACGTCGATTTTGCCTTTATCGTAGTCAAATTTCCATAGCGTTACCGCGCCGCGATAGACTGCTTGATACTCCTCGATCGGGTGCCAGTCGTTATCAAAAGGGGCCGCGTATTGGCTGGTTTCGATGACGTATTCGGTATTAGGCGTTACGAAAGAGCCGCCGTGATCGCTTTTGATTACGGGATTTACGACTATTTGAGTAGTCTCGAAATCGGATAAATTTATAACCGCGATTCTTGGGTTCGCCTTATCGTTGATAAAGAGATAATCGCCCACATACTCGCCGTTTTTTTCGCTGAAATTTGGATGGTGAGTATCGCCCCAGTTGATCTCTTTGCCGTTAATAGAGCCCGATCTTAAGACCGCCTTGCTCTCCTCGTCAAAGCCGTATCCCTGCCAAGGCTCCGGGGTAAATACGCCGATATATTTGTAGATCCTCATCGACGGCACGCCGTAAACGAGCACCTGTCCGCTTTGACCACCGGAAGAGAAGACCATATAATCGTCCTTCCGACCGGTCGGCTGATAAGTCTTAGCCGCCGCCAAAACGTCTTTTTCGCTTAAATTTCGTTCTTTCATCACGCGCTCTAGGTCACTATCTGCGGCACACAGGGCGCTTGCGGCGAACAAAACCGAGCCCAAAAGCACGGGTTTGAAACTTTTTAACATACTAATCCTTTCTTAGAATTTTAAAATTTTGCCTGATTTGCTGACTACGAGGATCGCTTCCCCGTCTGCGTACATCGCTAAAAATTCGCTTTTTAAATCCACAACCTCCTTTAATCCTGCTTTTTGATTTTCGTAAATTTTATCTTTAGTAGCGATAAACTGCGTGCTGCGGGCGCACACGATGGATTTGATCCAAGAGCCCACGCTTTTGCGCTCGCCGCTTTTTAAATTTATAAAATTCCCCTCTATATCGCCCGCAAACAGCGTCCCGTCGCAGTCTGCAAGAGCAGTGGCGATAGAGCCGCTTAAATTTTTATCGCCAGCTTCGGCTGAAATTTCGCTTTGAGTTTTAAGCTCCTCGTCTTGAAATTTTGCGCCTTTAAATTCTGAGCTTTGAAATTCCGCGTTCTTTGCGCCGCTAGCTTTCGTTTCGTTTTGCTCGGAGCCTTGCACGATTCTCGTGCTATTAAATTCTGCATCTTTAAATTTCACGCCACCAAGCTCTCCCTGCGCGGCGCGATTAGGCGCTGCATCGATGCCGCTAAATTTAGTCGCGACAATATCTGCGCTAAAACAGGCTACGCCGTTCCAGCTTGCGACGCAAAGTCCGTTAGCGCCCAGACTAACGGCATTGATCCTGCCGTAATGAAACGAAATTCCGCGCAGCCCATCTGGGGCGGAATTTCTATTTAAAGATTGCCCGTTTGCGGTGGAATTCTCACCTGGGGCGTAGCCGCCATCCGCGCTGTTATCAGGGTCTTCGTCTAATCTTATTAGTTGATTCTTATCTACTACCGCGTAAATTGCGTATTTTTCGGCATAGATCGCATCTATTTGGGCTGTGCCGCTACGCCCCGTCTTAAGCGCGCCTAAAAACTTTAATCTGTCGTTTAGTACCGCGATTTCGGCTCCGCCCCAAGCTAGATAAATTTTGCCGTTTTTAAAATTTAGAGCCGTGATTTCGTTATCGCTGTATTTTTGCGCGAACTCCACATCCCATTTAGCAGTATCAAACATCCTAAGCTCGCCGCCACTGCCGCATAAAAGCAGTCGGTGCGAGCTTGCGTCGAATGCGCCCAGACGCAGCGTGGCATTTAGATCAAAGCTGCCGGCTGCTGCTATCTGCGATAAACAAATCAAAAAGGCAATACAAAATTTTTTAAAATTCATCTTAATCCACTCTTTGCGAAATGATACTCTCCCAAGGCTTAAAAATCGGTTTAAAGCTTGAGCTATAATGAAATTCTAAGATTTCTTAAAAGTTACGAAATTCTATGATATAAAAACAGCTCTAAGTGAAATTTTATTTTTCACATTTTTGCTATATAAATTCCGCTTTAAAATTATAATTTTAGTAAATTTTTATTTTGACAGATTTTTACAATTCGTAACGCTCCTTTAATTTTGTTTAAATAAAAAGTTAGTATAATCGCCAAAGTTTGTTTTAAATTTTACTGAAGGAGAAACTATGGAGTTTCTGACAAGTTTGTCTGAAAGCACTCAATTCTTTTTGCAGCTCATTATAGTCTTGGGCTGTTTGTTTTACGGTGCTAAAAAAGGCGGTATGGCGCTGGGAATTCTAGGCGGTATAGGCTTAGTGATCTTAGTGTTTGGATTTAGATTAGAGCCGGGTAAGCCGGCAGTGGACGTTATTTTAACTATCCTCGCAGTTGTCGTAGCAAGTGCAACGCTACAGGCTACGGGAGGGCTTGATGTAATGCTTCAAATAGCGGAGAAATTGCTTCGTAAGCATCCGAAGATGGTTTGTATCATCGCTCCAACTGTTGCGTGGACGCTTACGATTTTGTGCGGAACGGGACACACCGTTTATACGCTGCTTCCGATCATTTATGACGTAGCTATTAAAAATGGAATTCGCCCTGAGCGCCCGATGGCTGCTTCTACGATCTCCTCGCAACTTGCTATCATCGCTAGCCCCGTTTCGGTTGCCGGCGTTTCGATGGTCGCGATCTTACTAGGTCAAGGCGTGCATATCGAGGGCTTTAGTACGTATTTGGATCTGCTAAAACTCACTATCCCTTCTACTTTCATCGGTATGCTTGCGATCGGAACGTGGTCGATTTTTAGAGGTAAAGATCTAGATAAAGATCCGGAATTCCAAGAAAAGATCAAAGACCCAGAGCAGAAAAAATATATCTACGGCGAAAGCACGACCTTGCTAGGTCAAAAGCTTCCTAGGATTAAGTGGATCTGCATGTGGATTTTCTTAGCCACTATTGCGCTAGTTGCGGTTTTGGGTTACGAAAAAAGCTTACGCCCTGCGTGGACTAAAAATGTTCCGGGCAAATCCGTAGAGATCATCGTCGATAAAAAAACGGTCAAAAATATCACGATCAAAGATGGTCAGGTCATTTCTATGGTGGATGGCGGTAAGGTCGTCTCAAACGTCAAAGAGTCTAAGGCTAAGGATGCGACGAAATTTAATAGCGTCGAAATTTACGACAAAGATAAAAAGCTTGCTCAAAGCATCGTCTCTCAAGACGGAAATGTCGTCATCACGACAGGCGATAAGAGCGAAAGTATCGCAAATGCAAGCATTGTCGTAAAAGATACTATGAAAAAGACCACAAATTTAAATATGGTCTTAACCATTCAAATTTTCATGCTTCTTGCAGCATCCATCATGATGATCGCTTCGGGCATAAAAGCGGGCAATATCGCTAAAAACGAAATTTTTCATAGCGGTATGATCGCGCTCGTAGCCATTTATGGAATTTCATGGATGGCAGAGACTATGTTTACTGCTCATATCGAAATGCTAAAAGCGTCGCTA contains:
- a CDS encoding 4Fe-4S dicluster domain-containing protein codes for the protein MIKNRREAIKLLGGALGTLGAASLFADENSTNSAGSEVQNLNEQNSVNSAGQNSVPNSIKQNSAKNSSEDSTSLYLRPPGALAERGFRSSCIKCGQCVQVCPYHSIYLLDITHLFDIGTPVIDAKERGCYLCGALPCVLACPSGALSHETNEPKKVKMGIAVIKNLDACLAYRGQVLKSSDLRPKPAKTEQERELNSALAAKEGKPCDLCASLCPYPQPLDAIAMIEAGAHFAPQIRSACVGCGACAELCPARIIEIIPRADYKSVYEGKQ
- a CDS encoding cytochrome C, with the protein product MPKYKIYAILALLIMTVAFTIPTLGFFKVQGKIVSGQVSSVSQLPAYSAPIWNFYTKASYKNHLIPSDVKNDLGAMLEHKFEVGVPSIPVWKISLEAPNYPKEAFPDGIPLYVHVDGFSGDVGEMNTLNHYIGMYPVWRGGTLEHSLSPYYLIIATIGMLAFLYYDGKGQTLLMILPIIAPLIFIGCYVGWLYWFGHNLQDWGAFKIKPFMPTAFGDGSVAHFTTHSYPALGFWLMLALSLLSALALFSKKKFLREYR
- a CDS encoding anaerobic C4-dicarboxylate transporter, which translates into the protein MEFLTSLSESTQFFLQLIIVLGCLFYGAKKGGMALGILGGIGLVILVFGFRLEPGKPAVDVILTILAVVVASATLQATGGLDVMLQIAEKLLRKHPKMVCIIAPTVAWTLTILCGTGHTVYTLLPIIYDVAIKNGIRPERPMAASTISSQLAIIASPVSVAGVSMVAILLGQGVHIEGFSTYLDLLKLTIPSTFIGMLAIGTWSIFRGKDLDKDPEFQEKIKDPEQKKYIYGESTTLLGQKLPRIKWICMWIFLATIALVAVLGYEKSLRPAWTKNVPGKSVEIIVDKKTVKNITIKDGQVISMVDGGKVVSNVKESKAKDATKFNSVEIYDKDKKLAQSIVSQDGNVVITTGDKSESIANASIVVKDTMKKTTNLNMVLTIQIFMLLAASIMMIASGIKAGNIAKNEIFHSGMIALVAIYGISWMAETMFTAHIEMLKASLGKVVMAYPWTYVIVSLLISKFLNSQAAAVATFVPLAVSIGIDPGLIIAFAPACYGYYILPTYPSDLAAIQFDRSGTTHIGKFVINHSFIFPGLIGVLTSCAMGFIFAHIYGYL
- a CDS encoding NapH/MauN family ferredoxin-type protein, producing MDKYNSRCTIKNTSFFSTFALKNKSGKLRPSIRALRYATVFLVHLLFVLSFRADIQILEGDISGSRILGFHLADPFATLEVIAAHKDLPINLLIGSGTILLFYFIAGGKAFCSWICPYGALSEIGEKLHNTLIAKHVIKERALPRGMRYAIWAVFLVLSAITDLLVFEIFNVVGILSRLIIYGFSLAGLWIVFVFLLEVFFSRRMWCTHLCPLGSTYSIAAKASLSKITWDKSRCDHCGVCQDVCFVSHVLDITKKKASENLGDKSKFMLKGIDCTLCGRCIDVCHQDALSIGNKLKDMI
- a CDS encoding cytochrome C, which gives rise to MKPGKILALILGVALIALMIFMASSDDSSAPQQEVKPQAQAKPAPQSKSVDLIDDKDVKNIKILQQSVKERDFKVSSSYLVSCAPCHGDDGRGKIAPPIGGKSKEQILASLKDYKAGKIKNSLMSGLLTNVSDESLDKLADEISKFKE
- a CDS encoding ABC transporter ATP-binding protein — its product is MIEIKNVSKKFADQFVLKDINLNIDDGEQVLFVGQNGAGKSSLMRTILGEYIPTSGSVAIDGFDSFKQRSRALRGISFVPQTPPPLKLSLNELIYFAERTADASRADIVKFCSEMELDLSSNLNKPFHKLSGGMKQKFLIALAFGRASKAMIFDEPTANLDPSARERFKTLLHNHAKDKSLIFISHRLEEVGGLVKRMISMDLGRIVDDKNV
- a CDS encoding nitrous oxide reductase family maturation protein NosD, coding for MKLFFLAFSLALILGAGELQDAIDSAKAGDIIELAAGEYHGNVLIDKPLTIDGLDRSAVIIGDRNATVIRVRASHVTIKNLTIQNGGFEHLSEDAGINVSDVNSVIIKNNLIKDVLYGVVLSKANDVTIEGNEISSNTYRTSFKGDGIKLWYSNANKILNNDVHNVRDTVFYFSNGNLVAGNKGHSCRYSLHFMNSGHNVVEDNYYDGNSVGLFFMFSSDNIARRNVVRNADGAYGVGIGMKDSSNFRVTDNKVVYNARGFYLDQSPYQPGSLNVFENNDIEYNSIGVQFHATQLKSVFKNNKFKGNMEIVLNDTPQSKLLQNEWSGNYFDDYDGFDRDGDGYGDVSYSSYAYADRLWAHKPSVRFFYGSSGIALLNFISKLAPFSEPELLLKDPKPRMRQ
- the nosZ gene encoding Sec-dependent nitrous-oxide reductase, whose amino-acid sequence is MLKSFKPVLLGSVLFAASALCAADSDLERVMKERNLSEKDVLAAAKTYQPTGRKDDYMVFSSGGQSGQVLVYGVPSMRIYKYIGVFTPEPWQGYGFDEESKAVLRSGSINGKEINWGDTHHPNFSEKNGEYVGDYLFINDKANPRIAVINLSDFETTQIVVNPVIKSDHGGSFVTPNTEYVIETSQYAAPFDNDWHPIEEYQAVYRGAVTLWKFDYDKGKIDVNKSFSLELPPYMQDLSDAGKGESFGWAFTNSFNSEMYTGGIEKGLPPMEAGMSRNDTDYLHVYNWQILEKLAQDSKNYKVVNGHRIVTIDAAVKAGALFLIPEAKSPHGVDVSPDGRYIIIGGKLDTHASVYDFKKIKELIDKKEYAGKDPYGIPILDMQKTLHGQAELGLGPLHNTFDSQDGVIYTSLYVDSQIVKWNYKTLKVLDRINVHYNIGHLDSMEGKSSKPVGKYVIALDKLSIDRFNPIGPLHPQNHQLIDITGPKMEMLYDLPIGLGEPHDVVSIAASKLHTKPTYTMGTNSRTGKQHPAMTLAGQERIERDGKNVKVYATAIRSHINPEHIEVNKDDNVTIYMTNLERAEDETHGFTVDDYDLHMSLEPGKTASVNFIADKEGVFPFYCTEFCSALHLEMFGYLYVKDPNKKYTSAKASMLKALSPEALKAEYDKVVATNKATDDVIQSVVKFLKEKNYEKYPKVKALVDDALDQYGKIPETKAKADAAVKAGDMNGAILWEGQVWQYLVKTADVGLRAKNNLIRELSTPMSEAASNGEKAYLRGGCNGCHVIGQVSSGPDLTGVLLRHENGEKWVADFIKDPAKFYEDDYVKAMINYFNLRMPNQHMKDEEIKDIIEYLKWVDENAGLN